From the genome of Pseudomonas sp. gcc21, one region includes:
- a CDS encoding DUF2835 domain-containing protein, with product MQQLIFDLSLPAERFLEWYRGTAKRVTMLSRDGRRISLPAHHLRRFLTHEGIYGSFVMTFTAQGQLVSLERLKP from the coding sequence ATGCAGCAGTTGATTTTTGATCTGTCGTTGCCCGCCGAGCGGTTCCTCGAATGGTATCGGGGAACCGCCAAGCGGGTCACGATGCTTAGCCGGGACGGTCGGCGCATCAGCCTGCCGGCCCACCATCTACGCCGGTTTCTGACGCACGAAGGTATTTATGGCAGCTTTGTCATGACCTTCACCGCGCAGGGTCAGCTGGTGTCACTCGAGCGCTTGAAGCCTTGA
- a CDS encoding quinone-dependent dihydroorotate dehydrogenase has translation MYSTLRSLLFRLPAETSHDLALDMIGAAGRLGLEKHLAQPVARQPVEVMGQVFDNPVGLAAGLDKNGVAVDGLAGLGFGFIEVGTVTPLPQPGNPRPRLFRLPERNAIINRMGFNNQGVDALLERLARVRYKGVLGINIGKNVFTPVERAVDDYLVCLRKVYSRAGYVTVNLSSPNTPGLRTLQFGDTLKELLEQIKTCQLELSRQHGRYVPVAIKIAPDMNPEELTMVAQTLVDQGMDAVIATNTTLERGAVEGLKHAEEAGGLSGGPLTEASTEVIRVLASALNGRLPIIGAGGILCGADAADKVKAGASLVQLYSGFIYRGPELIRECADAIAAIRT, from the coding sequence ATGTATTCCACGTTGCGCTCCCTGCTGTTTCGCCTGCCTGCAGAAACTTCCCATGATCTTGCTCTGGACATGATCGGTGCCGCCGGGCGGCTTGGGCTGGAAAAGCATCTGGCGCAGCCGGTAGCACGCCAGCCGGTGGAAGTCATGGGACAGGTTTTTGATAACCCCGTCGGGTTGGCCGCAGGGCTGGACAAGAACGGTGTCGCTGTTGACGGCCTGGCAGGGCTGGGGTTCGGCTTCATCGAAGTCGGCACGGTGACGCCTTTGCCGCAACCCGGTAACCCGCGGCCGCGGCTGTTCCGTTTGCCGGAGCGCAACGCGATCATCAACCGCATGGGCTTCAATAACCAGGGTGTGGATGCGTTGCTCGAACGGCTTGCCAGGGTGCGTTACAAGGGCGTGCTGGGGATCAATATAGGCAAGAACGTGTTCACGCCGGTTGAGCGCGCGGTGGACGATTATCTGGTATGTCTGCGCAAAGTTTACAGCCGTGCGGGCTACGTGACAGTCAATCTGTCCTCACCCAACACCCCCGGGCTGCGCACTCTGCAATTTGGCGACACGCTCAAGGAACTGCTGGAACAGATTAAAACCTGCCAGCTGGAACTGAGCCGGCAACACGGGCGTTACGTGCCGGTGGCGATCAAGATCGCGCCGGACATGAACCCGGAGGAGCTGACAATGGTCGCGCAAACGCTGGTCGACCAGGGCATGGATGCGGTCATCGCTACCAACACCACGCTCGAGCGCGGCGCAGTGGAAGGCCTGAAGCATGCCGAGGAAGCGGGCGGTCTGTCCGGCGGTCCATTGACCGAGGCATCGACGGAAGTCATCCGCGTGTTGGCCTCAGCGCTTAACGGACGCTTGCCGATTATCGGCGCCGGCGGGATTTTATGTGGGGCGGATGCAGCGGATAAGGTCAAGGCGGGTGCCAGTCTGGTGCAGCTCTATAGCGGCTTTATCTACCGTGGCCCTGAACTGATACGTGAATGTGCGGATGCGATTGCAGCTATCCGAACCTGA